Proteins encoded by one window of Paenibacillus sp. DCT19:
- a CDS encoding YcnI family protein has protein sequence MKKTSWTSKLISTVSASAVALLVFAGFASAHVTVNPTVAQTSAWQTYTIKIPSEKELPTTKITLKVPEGVAFKQYQPLAGWKISTEKNDSNEVTSITWEVDGDNEGILAGQFQQFNFVAQNPQAETEVAWDAFQYYSDGSIVEWTGEPSDSTPHSITTISEDPAAAGNAAAGGDHHSSAATGNEGHDDTSTEAGAGDTNATGDTQADDDTTLGDALTDTVTGEPNNTDSDPGTLKLQQATLIVSILALIMSFLGIALATRRKKR, from the coding sequence TTGAAGAAAACATCATGGACTTCCAAGCTTATATCTACTGTATCCGCAAGTGCTGTAGCACTTCTGGTGTTTGCCGGGTTCGCTAGCGCACACGTTACTGTGAATCCAACGGTAGCACAGACAAGTGCATGGCAGACGTATACGATTAAGATTCCATCTGAAAAAGAACTGCCAACAACCAAAATCACGCTTAAAGTTCCGGAAGGCGTGGCTTTCAAACAATACCAACCACTCGCAGGCTGGAAGATCTCCACTGAGAAGAACGACTCCAATGAAGTTACTTCTATTACATGGGAAGTCGATGGAGATAACGAAGGAATTCTGGCTGGACAATTCCAACAGTTCAACTTTGTCGCTCAAAATCCGCAAGCCGAAACTGAAGTAGCTTGGGATGCTTTCCAGTACTATAGCGATGGTAGCATCGTAGAATGGACAGGTGAACCGAGCGACAGCACGCCGCACAGCATTACAACTATCAGTGAAGACCCGGCAGCAGCAGGTAATGCCGCAGCGGGTGGAGATCACCATAGCAGCGCAGCGACTGGTAACGAGGGACACGATGATACTTCTACTGAGGCGGGTGCTGGTGACACTAACGCTACTGGTGATACCCAAGCTGACGACGATACAACATTAGGAGATGCTCTGACAGACACAGTGACAGGCGAACCTAACAATACAGATTCAGACCCAGGCACACTCAAGCTGCAACAGGCGACATTGATTGTATCCATTCTGGCATTGATCATGTCATTCCTGGGAATCGCTCTCGCAACACGCCGCAAAAAACGCTAA